In one window of Stigmatopora argus isolate UIUO_Sarg chromosome 19, RoL_Sarg_1.0, whole genome shotgun sequence DNA:
- the arhgap18 gene encoding rho GTPase-activating protein 18 isoform X4, which yields MVPNLSFYLHLRRRTGHYSVQQNRNATPTVENQRGRVSVCSDPGSGSPAPSSCQRCNSQDSLDELEMDDYWKEVENITCSAEKAGNEAANEEEEQLKPPDEGEQEEAWLMEAGLARLFDGSLAADQEQEEDNAAFLSTLTRAQAAAVERRLTTLQQTLRRRNRQQLPDVRDIFRPPEKNKEPREVQECSESPPNDASSAEAETVMNVDVAFSEQALTYREERPLLAVQTSPNSPDDKLPNFKLLKDKTGQTRVGHLSSPDMKKVRRLALVEMTALFDTAAIDLKQQKAVKLKTKESGLFGVPLVTLLDQDQRRAPGTKVPFILHRLISHIEEEGLDTEGLLRISGAATRVKSLCLELESRFYDGTFPWQQLKQHDAANLLKLFIRELPHPLLTVEYLNAFVSVNKLPTKKQQLQALNLLVLLLPEANRDSLKALTEFFHRVTEHQAKNKMTLNNVSVVMAPNIFMFKGCRSKVTEQQELSMATGTANIVRLLIRYQNLLWTVPKFILTQVRQQNTESQRKQNKERAMRKLLKKITADKLPDRVLPEQETSQGFIRVHAPQLSKVSMALQLTEDLQASDVLTRFLSQDSSVAAKREDLRLYEIGGNIKERCLDGETFMKDLFQLNPAAEWVIKAAQ from the exons ATGGTCCCCAATCTGTCTTTCTACCTTCACCTCCG CCGAAGGACCGGCCACTACAGCGTCCAGCAGAACCGCAATGCGACCCCCACCGTGGAAAACCAGCGAGGCCGGGTTTCCGTCTGCTCCGATCCAGGTAGCGGGTCGCCGGCGCCATCGTCGTGTCAGCGCTGCAACTCTCAG GACTCTCTGGATGAGCTGGAGATGGACGACTACTGGAAGGAGGTGGAGAACATCACTTGCTCTGCGGAGAAGGCGGGGAACGAGGCCGCCAATGAGGAAGAGGAGCAACTCAAACCCCCTGACG aggGCGAGCAGGAAGAAGCCTGGCTGATGGAGGCGGGGCTAGCGAGGCTTTTTGACGGTTCCCTAGCAGCCGACCAGGAGCAG GAAGAAGACAACGCCGCCTTCTTGTCCACGCTGACCCGAGCGCAAGCGGCGGCGGTGGAGCGACGTTTGACTACGTTACAGCAGACGCTAAGGAGGCGCAACCGTCAGCAACTGCCCGACGTGCGGGATATATTTCGACCGCCCGAAAAG AACAAAGAGCCACGTGAGGTCCAAGAATGTAGCGAGAGCCCCCCAAACGACGCCAGCTCAGCCG AAGCGGAGACTGTGATGAACGTGGACGTGGCCTTTTCGGAGCAGGCGCTCACTTACAGGGAAGAGCGACCTCTCCTCGCTGTTCAAACCAGCCCTAACTCACCGGATGATAAGTTACCG AACTTCAAGCTCCTGAAAGATAAAACCGGGCAAACCAGAGTTGGCCATTTGTCCTCGCCAGATATGAAAAAG GTCCGTAGGCTGGCCTTGGTGGAGATGACGGCTCTTTTCGACACCGCCGCCATCGACCTTAAGCAGCAAAAGGCGGTCAAACTGAAAACCAAAG AAAGCGGTTTGTTCGGGGTTCCCCTGGTCACGTTACTGGATCAGGATCAAAGAAGGGCCCCTGGGACCAAAGTACCTTTCATCCTGCACAGG CTCATCAGTCACATCGAAGAAGAAGGACTGGACACGGAAGGCCTGCTCAGGATTTCCGGCGCCGCCACCAGAGTCAAG TCCCTATGCCTGGAGCTGGAGTCCCGCTTCTACGACGGCACGTTTCCGTGGCAACAGCTGAAGCAGCACGACGCCGCCAACCTCCTGAAGCTGTTCATCAGGGAGCTGCCGCACCCGCTGCTCACCGTCGAGTACCTCAACGCCTTCGTCTCCGTCAACA AGCTGCCTACCAAGAAGCAACAGTTGCAGGCTTTGAACCTACTAGTCCTCTTGTTACCCGAGGCCAATCGGGATAGTTTAAAG GCGCTGACGGAGTTCTTCCATCGCGTGACCGAGCACCAGGCCAAGAACAAAATGACCCTGAACAACGTGTCGGTCGTCATGGCGCCCAACATCTTCATGTTCAAGGGCTGCCGCTCAAAGGTCACGGAGCAGCAGGAGCTGTCCATGGCGACCGGCACGGCCAACATCGTGCGGCTGCTCATCCGATACCAGAACCTCCTGTGGACG GTGCCCAAGTTCATCCTGACGCAGGTCCGGCAGCAAAACACGGAGAGCCAGCGCAAGCAGAACAAAGAGCGAGCCATGAGAAAATTGCTGAAGAAGATCACCGCGGACAAATTGCCCGACAGAGTGCTTCCCGAG CAGGAAACCTCGCAGGGCTTCATCCGCGTCCACGCGCCGCAGCTCAGTAAAGTATCCATGGCGCTACAGCTGACCGAAGATCTGCAGGCGTCTGACGTTCTCACGCGCTTTCTCAGCCAGGACAG TTCCGTGGCAGCCAAGCGAGAAGACCTGCGCCTCTACGAGATTGGCGGAAACATCA AGGAGCGATGTCTGGATGGGGAAACCTTCATGAAGGACCTCTTCCAGCTCAACCCCGCAGCCGAGTGGGTCATCAAGGCGGCGCAGTAA
- the arhgap18 gene encoding rho GTPase-activating protein 18 isoform X1 — protein sequence MSRQQEAQGVVLTGYHSNAELLSQPGLAVGCPTGPEHDPQAPSRRTGHYSVQQNRNATPTVENQRGRVSVCSDPGSGSPAPSSCQRCNSQDSLDELEMDDYWKEVENITCSAEKAGNEAANEEEEQLKPPDEGEQEEAWLMEAGLARLFDGSLAADQEQEEDNAAFLSTLTRAQAAAVERRLTTLQQTLRRRNRQQLPDVRDIFRPPEKNKEPREVQECSESPPNDASSAEAETVMNVDVAFSEQALTYREERPLLAVQTSPNSPDDKLPNFKLLKDKTGQTRVGHLSSPDMKKVRRLALVEMTALFDTAAIDLKQQKAVKLKTKESGLFGVPLVTLLDQDQRRAPGTKVPFILHRLISHIEEEGLDTEGLLRISGAATRVKSLCLELESRFYDGTFPWQQLKQHDAANLLKLFIRELPHPLLTVEYLNAFVSVNKLPTKKQQLQALNLLVLLLPEANRDSLKALTEFFHRVTEHQAKNKMTLNNVSVVMAPNIFMFKGCRSKVTEQQELSMATGTANIVRLLIRYQNLLWTVPKFILTQVRQQNTESQRKQNKERAMRKLLKKITADKLPDRVLPEQETSQGFIRVHAPQLSKVSMALQLTEDLQASDVLTRFLSQDSSVAAKREDLRLYEIGGNIKERCLDGETFMKDLFQLNPAAEWVIKAAQ from the exons ATGAGCCGGCAGCAGGAGGCCCAGGGAGTGGTCTTGACGGGTTACCACAGCAACGCCGAACTCTTGTCGCAACCTGGACTGGCCGTCGGGTGCCCAACAGGTCCGGAACACGACCCCCAAGCACCCAG CCGAAGGACCGGCCACTACAGCGTCCAGCAGAACCGCAATGCGACCCCCACCGTGGAAAACCAGCGAGGCCGGGTTTCCGTCTGCTCCGATCCAGGTAGCGGGTCGCCGGCGCCATCGTCGTGTCAGCGCTGCAACTCTCAG GACTCTCTGGATGAGCTGGAGATGGACGACTACTGGAAGGAGGTGGAGAACATCACTTGCTCTGCGGAGAAGGCGGGGAACGAGGCCGCCAATGAGGAAGAGGAGCAACTCAAACCCCCTGACG aggGCGAGCAGGAAGAAGCCTGGCTGATGGAGGCGGGGCTAGCGAGGCTTTTTGACGGTTCCCTAGCAGCCGACCAGGAGCAG GAAGAAGACAACGCCGCCTTCTTGTCCACGCTGACCCGAGCGCAAGCGGCGGCGGTGGAGCGACGTTTGACTACGTTACAGCAGACGCTAAGGAGGCGCAACCGTCAGCAACTGCCCGACGTGCGGGATATATTTCGACCGCCCGAAAAG AACAAAGAGCCACGTGAGGTCCAAGAATGTAGCGAGAGCCCCCCAAACGACGCCAGCTCAGCCG AAGCGGAGACTGTGATGAACGTGGACGTGGCCTTTTCGGAGCAGGCGCTCACTTACAGGGAAGAGCGACCTCTCCTCGCTGTTCAAACCAGCCCTAACTCACCGGATGATAAGTTACCG AACTTCAAGCTCCTGAAAGATAAAACCGGGCAAACCAGAGTTGGCCATTTGTCCTCGCCAGATATGAAAAAG GTCCGTAGGCTGGCCTTGGTGGAGATGACGGCTCTTTTCGACACCGCCGCCATCGACCTTAAGCAGCAAAAGGCGGTCAAACTGAAAACCAAAG AAAGCGGTTTGTTCGGGGTTCCCCTGGTCACGTTACTGGATCAGGATCAAAGAAGGGCCCCTGGGACCAAAGTACCTTTCATCCTGCACAGG CTCATCAGTCACATCGAAGAAGAAGGACTGGACACGGAAGGCCTGCTCAGGATTTCCGGCGCCGCCACCAGAGTCAAG TCCCTATGCCTGGAGCTGGAGTCCCGCTTCTACGACGGCACGTTTCCGTGGCAACAGCTGAAGCAGCACGACGCCGCCAACCTCCTGAAGCTGTTCATCAGGGAGCTGCCGCACCCGCTGCTCACCGTCGAGTACCTCAACGCCTTCGTCTCCGTCAACA AGCTGCCTACCAAGAAGCAACAGTTGCAGGCTTTGAACCTACTAGTCCTCTTGTTACCCGAGGCCAATCGGGATAGTTTAAAG GCGCTGACGGAGTTCTTCCATCGCGTGACCGAGCACCAGGCCAAGAACAAAATGACCCTGAACAACGTGTCGGTCGTCATGGCGCCCAACATCTTCATGTTCAAGGGCTGCCGCTCAAAGGTCACGGAGCAGCAGGAGCTGTCCATGGCGACCGGCACGGCCAACATCGTGCGGCTGCTCATCCGATACCAGAACCTCCTGTGGACG GTGCCCAAGTTCATCCTGACGCAGGTCCGGCAGCAAAACACGGAGAGCCAGCGCAAGCAGAACAAAGAGCGAGCCATGAGAAAATTGCTGAAGAAGATCACCGCGGACAAATTGCCCGACAGAGTGCTTCCCGAG CAGGAAACCTCGCAGGGCTTCATCCGCGTCCACGCGCCGCAGCTCAGTAAAGTATCCATGGCGCTACAGCTGACCGAAGATCTGCAGGCGTCTGACGTTCTCACGCGCTTTCTCAGCCAGGACAG TTCCGTGGCAGCCAAGCGAGAAGACCTGCGCCTCTACGAGATTGGCGGAAACATCA AGGAGCGATGTCTGGATGGGGAAACCTTCATGAAGGACCTCTTCCAGCTCAACCCCGCAGCCGAGTGGGTCATCAAGGCGGCGCAGTAA
- the arhgap18 gene encoding rho GTPase-activating protein 18 isoform X3, whose amino-acid sequence MSRQQEAQGVVLTGYHSNAELLSQPGLAVGCPTGPEHDPQAPSRRTGHYSVQQNRNATPTVENQRGRVSVCSDPGSGSPAPSSCQRCNSQDSLDELEMDDYWKEVENITCSAEKAGNEAANEEEEQLKPPDEGEQEEAWLMEAGLARLFDGSLAADQEQEEDNAAFLSTLTRAQAAAVERRLTTLQQTLRRRNRQQLPDVRDIFRPPEKNKEPREVQECSESPPNDASSAAETVMNVDVAFSEQALTYREERPLLAVQTSPNSPDDKLPNFKLLKDKTGQTRVGHLSSPDMKKVRRLALVEMTALFDTAAIDLKQQKAVKLKTKESGLFGVPLVTLLDQDQRRAPGTKVPFILHRLISHIEEEGLDTEGLLRISGAATRVKSLCLELESRFYDGTFPWQQLKQHDAANLLKLFIRELPHPLLTVEYLNAFVSVNKLPTKKQQLQALNLLVLLLPEANRDSLKALTEFFHRVTEHQAKNKMTLNNVSVVMAPNIFMFKGCRSKVTEQQELSMATGTANIVRLLIRYQNLLWTVPKFILTQVRQQNTESQRKQNKERAMRKLLKKITADKLPDRVLPEQETSQGFIRVHAPQLSKVSMALQLTEDLQASDVLTRFLSQDSSVAAKREDLRLYEIGGNIKERCLDGETFMKDLFQLNPAAEWVIKAAQ is encoded by the exons ATGAGCCGGCAGCAGGAGGCCCAGGGAGTGGTCTTGACGGGTTACCACAGCAACGCCGAACTCTTGTCGCAACCTGGACTGGCCGTCGGGTGCCCAACAGGTCCGGAACACGACCCCCAAGCACCCAG CCGAAGGACCGGCCACTACAGCGTCCAGCAGAACCGCAATGCGACCCCCACCGTGGAAAACCAGCGAGGCCGGGTTTCCGTCTGCTCCGATCCAGGTAGCGGGTCGCCGGCGCCATCGTCGTGTCAGCGCTGCAACTCTCAG GACTCTCTGGATGAGCTGGAGATGGACGACTACTGGAAGGAGGTGGAGAACATCACTTGCTCTGCGGAGAAGGCGGGGAACGAGGCCGCCAATGAGGAAGAGGAGCAACTCAAACCCCCTGACG aggGCGAGCAGGAAGAAGCCTGGCTGATGGAGGCGGGGCTAGCGAGGCTTTTTGACGGTTCCCTAGCAGCCGACCAGGAGCAG GAAGAAGACAACGCCGCCTTCTTGTCCACGCTGACCCGAGCGCAAGCGGCGGCGGTGGAGCGACGTTTGACTACGTTACAGCAGACGCTAAGGAGGCGCAACCGTCAGCAACTGCCCGACGTGCGGGATATATTTCGACCGCCCGAAAAG AACAAAGAGCCACGTGAGGTCCAAGAATGTAGCGAGAGCCCCCCAAACGACGCCAGCTCAGCCG CGGAGACTGTGATGAACGTGGACGTGGCCTTTTCGGAGCAGGCGCTCACTTACAGGGAAGAGCGACCTCTCCTCGCTGTTCAAACCAGCCCTAACTCACCGGATGATAAGTTACCG AACTTCAAGCTCCTGAAAGATAAAACCGGGCAAACCAGAGTTGGCCATTTGTCCTCGCCAGATATGAAAAAG GTCCGTAGGCTGGCCTTGGTGGAGATGACGGCTCTTTTCGACACCGCCGCCATCGACCTTAAGCAGCAAAAGGCGGTCAAACTGAAAACCAAAG AAAGCGGTTTGTTCGGGGTTCCCCTGGTCACGTTACTGGATCAGGATCAAAGAAGGGCCCCTGGGACCAAAGTACCTTTCATCCTGCACAGG CTCATCAGTCACATCGAAGAAGAAGGACTGGACACGGAAGGCCTGCTCAGGATTTCCGGCGCCGCCACCAGAGTCAAG TCCCTATGCCTGGAGCTGGAGTCCCGCTTCTACGACGGCACGTTTCCGTGGCAACAGCTGAAGCAGCACGACGCCGCCAACCTCCTGAAGCTGTTCATCAGGGAGCTGCCGCACCCGCTGCTCACCGTCGAGTACCTCAACGCCTTCGTCTCCGTCAACA AGCTGCCTACCAAGAAGCAACAGTTGCAGGCTTTGAACCTACTAGTCCTCTTGTTACCCGAGGCCAATCGGGATAGTTTAAAG GCGCTGACGGAGTTCTTCCATCGCGTGACCGAGCACCAGGCCAAGAACAAAATGACCCTGAACAACGTGTCGGTCGTCATGGCGCCCAACATCTTCATGTTCAAGGGCTGCCGCTCAAAGGTCACGGAGCAGCAGGAGCTGTCCATGGCGACCGGCACGGCCAACATCGTGCGGCTGCTCATCCGATACCAGAACCTCCTGTGGACG GTGCCCAAGTTCATCCTGACGCAGGTCCGGCAGCAAAACACGGAGAGCCAGCGCAAGCAGAACAAAGAGCGAGCCATGAGAAAATTGCTGAAGAAGATCACCGCGGACAAATTGCCCGACAGAGTGCTTCCCGAG CAGGAAACCTCGCAGGGCTTCATCCGCGTCCACGCGCCGCAGCTCAGTAAAGTATCCATGGCGCTACAGCTGACCGAAGATCTGCAGGCGTCTGACGTTCTCACGCGCTTTCTCAGCCAGGACAG TTCCGTGGCAGCCAAGCGAGAAGACCTGCGCCTCTACGAGATTGGCGGAAACATCA AGGAGCGATGTCTGGATGGGGAAACCTTCATGAAGGACCTCTTCCAGCTCAACCCCGCAGCCGAGTGGGTCATCAAGGCGGCGCAGTAA
- the arhgap18 gene encoding rho GTPase-activating protein 18 isoform X2, with protein MSRQQEAQGVVLTGYHSNAELLSQPGLAVGCPTGPEHDPQAPSRRTGHYSVQQNRNATPTVENQRGRVSVCSDPGSGSPAPSSCQRCNSQDSLDELEMDDYWKEVENITCSAEKAGNEAANEEEEQLKPPDEGEQEEAWLMEAGLARLFDGSLAADQEQEEDNAAFLSTLTRAQAAAVERRLTTLQQTLRRRNRQQLPDVRDIFRPPEKNKEPREVQECSESPPNDASSAEAETVMNVDVAFSEQALTYREERPLLAVQTSPNSPDDKLPNFKLLKDKTGQTRVGHLSSPDMKKVRRLALVEMTALFDTAAIDLKQQKAVKLKTKESGLFGVPLVTLLDQDQRRAPGTKVPFILHRLISHIEEEGLDTEGLLRISGAATRVKSLCLELESRFYDGTFPWQQLKQHDAANLLKLFIRELPHPLLTVEYLNAFVSVNKLPTKKQQLQALNLLVLLLPEANRDSLKALTEFFHRVTEHQAKNKMTLNNVSVVMAPNIFMFKGCRSKVTEQQELSMATGTANIVRLLIRYQNLLWTVPKFILTQVRQQNTESQRKQNKERAMRKLLKKITADKLPDRVLPEETSQGFIRVHAPQLSKVSMALQLTEDLQASDVLTRFLSQDSSVAAKREDLRLYEIGGNIKERCLDGETFMKDLFQLNPAAEWVIKAAQ; from the exons ATGAGCCGGCAGCAGGAGGCCCAGGGAGTGGTCTTGACGGGTTACCACAGCAACGCCGAACTCTTGTCGCAACCTGGACTGGCCGTCGGGTGCCCAACAGGTCCGGAACACGACCCCCAAGCACCCAG CCGAAGGACCGGCCACTACAGCGTCCAGCAGAACCGCAATGCGACCCCCACCGTGGAAAACCAGCGAGGCCGGGTTTCCGTCTGCTCCGATCCAGGTAGCGGGTCGCCGGCGCCATCGTCGTGTCAGCGCTGCAACTCTCAG GACTCTCTGGATGAGCTGGAGATGGACGACTACTGGAAGGAGGTGGAGAACATCACTTGCTCTGCGGAGAAGGCGGGGAACGAGGCCGCCAATGAGGAAGAGGAGCAACTCAAACCCCCTGACG aggGCGAGCAGGAAGAAGCCTGGCTGATGGAGGCGGGGCTAGCGAGGCTTTTTGACGGTTCCCTAGCAGCCGACCAGGAGCAG GAAGAAGACAACGCCGCCTTCTTGTCCACGCTGACCCGAGCGCAAGCGGCGGCGGTGGAGCGACGTTTGACTACGTTACAGCAGACGCTAAGGAGGCGCAACCGTCAGCAACTGCCCGACGTGCGGGATATATTTCGACCGCCCGAAAAG AACAAAGAGCCACGTGAGGTCCAAGAATGTAGCGAGAGCCCCCCAAACGACGCCAGCTCAGCCG AAGCGGAGACTGTGATGAACGTGGACGTGGCCTTTTCGGAGCAGGCGCTCACTTACAGGGAAGAGCGACCTCTCCTCGCTGTTCAAACCAGCCCTAACTCACCGGATGATAAGTTACCG AACTTCAAGCTCCTGAAAGATAAAACCGGGCAAACCAGAGTTGGCCATTTGTCCTCGCCAGATATGAAAAAG GTCCGTAGGCTGGCCTTGGTGGAGATGACGGCTCTTTTCGACACCGCCGCCATCGACCTTAAGCAGCAAAAGGCGGTCAAACTGAAAACCAAAG AAAGCGGTTTGTTCGGGGTTCCCCTGGTCACGTTACTGGATCAGGATCAAAGAAGGGCCCCTGGGACCAAAGTACCTTTCATCCTGCACAGG CTCATCAGTCACATCGAAGAAGAAGGACTGGACACGGAAGGCCTGCTCAGGATTTCCGGCGCCGCCACCAGAGTCAAG TCCCTATGCCTGGAGCTGGAGTCCCGCTTCTACGACGGCACGTTTCCGTGGCAACAGCTGAAGCAGCACGACGCCGCCAACCTCCTGAAGCTGTTCATCAGGGAGCTGCCGCACCCGCTGCTCACCGTCGAGTACCTCAACGCCTTCGTCTCCGTCAACA AGCTGCCTACCAAGAAGCAACAGTTGCAGGCTTTGAACCTACTAGTCCTCTTGTTACCCGAGGCCAATCGGGATAGTTTAAAG GCGCTGACGGAGTTCTTCCATCGCGTGACCGAGCACCAGGCCAAGAACAAAATGACCCTGAACAACGTGTCGGTCGTCATGGCGCCCAACATCTTCATGTTCAAGGGCTGCCGCTCAAAGGTCACGGAGCAGCAGGAGCTGTCCATGGCGACCGGCACGGCCAACATCGTGCGGCTGCTCATCCGATACCAGAACCTCCTGTGGACG GTGCCCAAGTTCATCCTGACGCAGGTCCGGCAGCAAAACACGGAGAGCCAGCGCAAGCAGAACAAAGAGCGAGCCATGAGAAAATTGCTGAAGAAGATCACCGCGGACAAATTGCCCGACAGAGTGCTTCCCGAG GAAACCTCGCAGGGCTTCATCCGCGTCCACGCGCCGCAGCTCAGTAAAGTATCCATGGCGCTACAGCTGACCGAAGATCTGCAGGCGTCTGACGTTCTCACGCGCTTTCTCAGCCAGGACAG TTCCGTGGCAGCCAAGCGAGAAGACCTGCGCCTCTACGAGATTGGCGGAAACATCA AGGAGCGATGTCTGGATGGGGAAACCTTCATGAAGGACCTCTTCCAGCTCAACCCCGCAGCCGAGTGGGTCATCAAGGCGGCGCAGTAA
- the arhgap18 gene encoding rho GTPase-activating protein 18 isoform X5 gives MDDYWKEVENITCSAEKAGNEAANEEEEQLKPPDEGEQEEAWLMEAGLARLFDGSLAADQEQEEDNAAFLSTLTRAQAAAVERRLTTLQQTLRRRNRQQLPDVRDIFRPPEKNKEPREVQECSESPPNDASSAEAETVMNVDVAFSEQALTYREERPLLAVQTSPNSPDDKLPNFKLLKDKTGQTRVGHLSSPDMKKVRRLALVEMTALFDTAAIDLKQQKAVKLKTKESGLFGVPLVTLLDQDQRRAPGTKVPFILHRLISHIEEEGLDTEGLLRISGAATRVKSLCLELESRFYDGTFPWQQLKQHDAANLLKLFIRELPHPLLTVEYLNAFVSVNKLPTKKQQLQALNLLVLLLPEANRDSLKALTEFFHRVTEHQAKNKMTLNNVSVVMAPNIFMFKGCRSKVTEQQELSMATGTANIVRLLIRYQNLLWTVPKFILTQVRQQNTESQRKQNKERAMRKLLKKITADKLPDRVLPEQETSQGFIRVHAPQLSKVSMALQLTEDLQASDVLTRFLSQDSSVAAKREDLRLYEIGGNIKERCLDGETFMKDLFQLNPAAEWVIKAAQ, from the exons ATGGACGACTACTGGAAGGAGGTGGAGAACATCACTTGCTCTGCGGAGAAGGCGGGGAACGAGGCCGCCAATGAGGAAGAGGAGCAACTCAAACCCCCTGACG aggGCGAGCAGGAAGAAGCCTGGCTGATGGAGGCGGGGCTAGCGAGGCTTTTTGACGGTTCCCTAGCAGCCGACCAGGAGCAG GAAGAAGACAACGCCGCCTTCTTGTCCACGCTGACCCGAGCGCAAGCGGCGGCGGTGGAGCGACGTTTGACTACGTTACAGCAGACGCTAAGGAGGCGCAACCGTCAGCAACTGCCCGACGTGCGGGATATATTTCGACCGCCCGAAAAG AACAAAGAGCCACGTGAGGTCCAAGAATGTAGCGAGAGCCCCCCAAACGACGCCAGCTCAGCCG AAGCGGAGACTGTGATGAACGTGGACGTGGCCTTTTCGGAGCAGGCGCTCACTTACAGGGAAGAGCGACCTCTCCTCGCTGTTCAAACCAGCCCTAACTCACCGGATGATAAGTTACCG AACTTCAAGCTCCTGAAAGATAAAACCGGGCAAACCAGAGTTGGCCATTTGTCCTCGCCAGATATGAAAAAG GTCCGTAGGCTGGCCTTGGTGGAGATGACGGCTCTTTTCGACACCGCCGCCATCGACCTTAAGCAGCAAAAGGCGGTCAAACTGAAAACCAAAG AAAGCGGTTTGTTCGGGGTTCCCCTGGTCACGTTACTGGATCAGGATCAAAGAAGGGCCCCTGGGACCAAAGTACCTTTCATCCTGCACAGG CTCATCAGTCACATCGAAGAAGAAGGACTGGACACGGAAGGCCTGCTCAGGATTTCCGGCGCCGCCACCAGAGTCAAG TCCCTATGCCTGGAGCTGGAGTCCCGCTTCTACGACGGCACGTTTCCGTGGCAACAGCTGAAGCAGCACGACGCCGCCAACCTCCTGAAGCTGTTCATCAGGGAGCTGCCGCACCCGCTGCTCACCGTCGAGTACCTCAACGCCTTCGTCTCCGTCAACA AGCTGCCTACCAAGAAGCAACAGTTGCAGGCTTTGAACCTACTAGTCCTCTTGTTACCCGAGGCCAATCGGGATAGTTTAAAG GCGCTGACGGAGTTCTTCCATCGCGTGACCGAGCACCAGGCCAAGAACAAAATGACCCTGAACAACGTGTCGGTCGTCATGGCGCCCAACATCTTCATGTTCAAGGGCTGCCGCTCAAAGGTCACGGAGCAGCAGGAGCTGTCCATGGCGACCGGCACGGCCAACATCGTGCGGCTGCTCATCCGATACCAGAACCTCCTGTGGACG GTGCCCAAGTTCATCCTGACGCAGGTCCGGCAGCAAAACACGGAGAGCCAGCGCAAGCAGAACAAAGAGCGAGCCATGAGAAAATTGCTGAAGAAGATCACCGCGGACAAATTGCCCGACAGAGTGCTTCCCGAG CAGGAAACCTCGCAGGGCTTCATCCGCGTCCACGCGCCGCAGCTCAGTAAAGTATCCATGGCGCTACAGCTGACCGAAGATCTGCAGGCGTCTGACGTTCTCACGCGCTTTCTCAGCCAGGACAG TTCCGTGGCAGCCAAGCGAGAAGACCTGCGCCTCTACGAGATTGGCGGAAACATCA AGGAGCGATGTCTGGATGGGGAAACCTTCATGAAGGACCTCTTCCAGCTCAACCCCGCAGCCGAGTGGGTCATCAAGGCGGCGCAGTAA